The region ATCGCGGAGTTGACCGGTTCGACGACGTGATCGACGGCCGAGCGGAACAGCAGCAGCGGCTGGTGCACCCGGCGCAGGTCACCGCGCACCAGGCTCCACAACTGCTGCAAGCTGGCCATCGCCCGCAGCGGCAACCGGTTGTAGGCGAGCTCGAAGCCGCCGGGCTTGGCGATGTCACCGGGAATCCCGCCGACCGCTGGCCATATCCGGCTCAGCAGCGGCAGCAACCGGGCCTCCTTGCGCAGCGTCGTCACCGAGGGGTTGACCAGTACGATCCCCGCGATATCGGGGTGTTGCTGGGCCAGTCGCAAGGCCAGCGTGCCGCCCATGGACTGGCCGAACACGAATACCGAGCGGCACCGGCCGCGTAGTTCGGCGAGCTCGGCCTCCGCGGAGTCGTACCAGTCTCTCCAGGTGGTCCGGTTCAGATCGGGCCACCGGGTGCCGTGCCCGGCCAGTAGCGGGCAGCGGACGGTGAAGCCCTCCGCCGCCAGGTGCTCGCCCCAGGCCCGCATGCTCTGCGGGGTGCTGGTGAAGCCGTGGCAGAGCAGCACACCGATCTCCGCTGATCCGTCGTGCGTGAACGGTTCGGCGCCGGAAAGCACGGGCACCGCGGCCTCCCAACAGCATCGGCGAGCCAGTACCGCTTCATGGTCGCATGCGCGGGCGACAAGTGGGGCGGCCTTGACGAGGCGGTCGTGATCGCGGAACGGGTTGGATCGCGATCACGACCACGAGGCCGCGTTGTGCGGGTTGTCCGGGCTCCGTAGGCTGAGCAGGGAACTCGGTGGGGCAAGGAGGCGGCAGCGCGGTGTTGTACTGGGTGATGAAGCATTTCCTGCTCGGGCCCTTGATGAAACTGTTCTGCCGTCCGAAGGTCGAAGGCGTCGAGCACGTGCCGACCACCGGCGGCGCGATCCTGGTCAGCAACCACCTGGCCGTCGCCGACTCGTTCTTCATGCCGCTGATGATGCCGCGCCGGGTGACCTTCCTTGCCAAGCGCGAGTACTTCACCGGCAAGGGCATCAAGGGCAAGTTCAAGAAGTACTTCTTCTCCGGCGTCGGGCAGGTCCCGATCGACCGCTCCAGCGGCGCCGCCGCGCAGGCCGCGTTGGACACCGGGGTCCGCCTGCTGCGGGAAGGAAAGCTGCTGGGCGTCTACCCGGAGGGCACCCGGTCCCCGGACGGCCGGCTGTACAAGGGCAAGACCGGGGTCGCCCGGATGGCCCTGGAGTCGCAGGCGCCGGTGATCCCGATCGCGATGTTCGGCACCGACAAGGTCAACCCCATCGGGTCCAAGATGTGGTACCCGCACAAGGTGGTGGTGAAGGTCGGGCCGCCGCTTGACTTCTCGCGCTACGAGGGCATGGCGGGCGACCGGTTCGTGGAGCGGTCCATCACCGACGAGATCATGTACGCCCTGATGGAGCTCTCCGGCCAGGAGTACGTCGACGTCTACGCGGCCAAGGTCAAGGACGACCTGGCGGCGCAGGGCAAGCAGGTGGCGGGCTGGAAATCGCAGAAGCCCGTCGACCGGCTCCCCGAGTCCAAGGCCGGCTGACAGCCCGCACCGGCTGCTGGAACGGCGGCCGCCTACCCTTGCCCGGTGCGGTACTTCTACGACTGCGAGTTCATTGAGGACGGACACACCATCGAGCTGGTGTCGATCGGGATGGTCGACGAGTCCGGCCGCGAGTTCTACGCGGTGTCCACCGAGTTCGACGCTTCCCGGGCCGGTGCCTGGGTCCGGCAGCACGTGCTGCCGCAGTTGCCGCCGCCCTCCGATCCGTGCTGGCGTACCCGAGCCAGGATCCGCGAGGACCTGTACACCTTCCTGTCCGCGCGGGGCGGGAACGTCGAACTGTGGGCCTGGTTTGCCGCCTACGACCACGTGGCGCTGGCCCAGCTGTGGGGCGCGATGCCGATGCTGCCGTCGCGGATCCCCAAGTTCACCCGCGATCTGCGGCAACGCTGGGAAGACGTCGGCAAGCCGAAGCTGCCGCCGGCGCCGGACAATGCGCACGACGCCCTGGCCGACGCCAGGCACAACCTGGAGCGCTGGAGGGTGATCGAGGAGGTCCGCCGCAAACGCGGCTTTGCCTGGTAACGGCGGGGGTACTTGCTGCACCGATCCAGGCCGTGCCAGGCTGTGGCAGGGGAGACGTGGATCACGTCCCATCTCGGTTGGATTGAGGAGGCGGCTAAAGAGATGCCGGCTGGAATGCGTGTCGGAGTGCTCACCGGAGGCGGCGACTGCCCCGGGCTCAACGCGGTGCTCCGAGCGGTGACCCGTAAGGGGATTTCCGTGCATCAGCACGAGATCCTGGGATTCCGCAGCGGATGGCTGGGCCCGGTGGAGGGCCTGACCATGCCGCTGACCCTCGACTCGGTCGAGGAAATCCTCAACCGGGGTGGCACCATCCTGGGCTCGTCGCGCACCAACCCGTACAAGGTCGACGACGGGATTGCCAGGCTCAAGGCCACCCTCGACGAGCACCGGGTGGACGCGTTGATCGCGATCGGCGGCGAGGACACCCTCGGCGTCGCCCAGCAGCTCACCCACGACGGCGTGCCGGTGGTGGGGGTGCCCAAGACGATCGACAACGACCTGGACGCCACCGACTACACCTTCGGCTTCGACACCGCGGTGCACATCGCGACCGACGCCATCGACCGGCTTCGCACCACTGCGGAGTCGCACCACCGCGCGCTGGTGGTCGAGGTGATGGGTCGGCACGCGGGCTGGATCGCGCTGCACGCCGGGCTGGCCGGTGGCGCGAACGTCATCCTCGTGCCGGAGCAGCCGTTCAGCGTCGAGAGGGTCTGCGACTGGGTGCAGCAGCGCTTCGAGCGCCAGTACGCGCCGATCATCGTGGTCGCCGAGGGCGCGCTCCCGGAAGGCGGCAAGGAGCTTCTGCTGACCGGCGAGAAGGACGCATTCGGCCACGTCCGGCTGGGCGGCGTCGGTACTTGGCTGGCCGACGAGATCGCCGGGCGCACCGGCAAGGAGTCGCGCGCGGTCGTGCTCGGCCACGTCCAGCGCGGCGGCACGCCGACGGCCTATGACCGGGTGCTGGCCACCCGTTTCGGCCTGCACGCGATCGACGCGATCACCGAGGGCGACTTCGGCAAGATGGTCGCGCTGCGCGGCACGGACATCGTGCGGGTCCCGTTGCGCGAGGCGACCGCGTCGCTGAAGACGGTGCCGCTGGAGCGCTACGCCGAAGCCGAAGTGCTCTTCGGCTGACCCCGGCGTCGGTTTCGATGGAAATCGGCGCGCCGATTTCCATCGAAACCGACCGGCGGTAGACCGGCTATCGAGACCCCGGCTGTGGGTCGCCTCGCCCGGCGTAAAAGAAGTGGCGCCCAGCGCTTATTCTGGGGTGCGTGAACTGGACCGTCGACGTCCCCGTAGATGATCTTCCCGAGCTGCCACCGCTGCCGCCGGAGATGCGCGCCCGCCTCGATGACGCGCTGGCCCGTCCCGCCGCACAGCAGCCGCAGTGGCCTAACCCCGACCAGACCGGCAAGGTCCGGAAGGTGCTGGAGAGCGTTCCGCCGGTGACCGTGCCGTCTGAGGTGGACCAACTGCGTCAGCACCTCGCGGCTGTCGCCCAGGGCGAGGCGTTTTTACTGCAGGGGGGCGACTGCGCGGAGACCTTTGCGGACAACACCGAGCCGCACATCCGCGGCAACATTCGCACGCTGCTGCAGATGGCAGTGGTGCTGACCTACGGCGCGAGCATGCCGGTGGTCAAGGTCGGCCGGATCGCCGGGCAGTACGCCAAGCCGCGGTCCAGCAACACCGACGCGCTGGGCCTGCCGTCCTACCGCGGCGACATGGTCAACTCGCTGGTCGCCACCGAGGACGCCCGCCGCCACGACCCTTCGCGGCTGATCCGCGCCTACGCCAACGCCAGCGCCGCGATGAACCTGTCCCGCGCGCTGACCAGCGCCGGCATGGCTGCGTTGACCAAGGTGCACGACTGGAACAAGGACTTCGTGCTCAACTCGCCGGCCGGCGAGCGCTACGAGTCGGTCGCCGCCGAGATCGACCGCGGCCTGCGCTTCATGGCCGCCTGCGGCGTGGACGACTCCAGCCTGCACTCGGTGCAGTTCTACGCCAGCCACGAGGCGCTGGTGCTGGACTACGAGCGCGCCATGCTGCGGCTGGACGTCTCCCGCGAACAACCTCGGCTGTTCGACCTGTCCGGGCACTTCCTGTGGGTGGGCGAGCGGACCCGCCAGCTGGACGGCGCGCACATCGCGTTCGCCGAGCTGATCGCCAACCCGATCGGCATCAAGATCGGCCCGGGCACCACACCCGAGCAGGCCGTGGAGTATGTCGAGCGGCTGGACCCGAACAACGAGCCCGGTCGGCTCACCCTGATCAGCCGGATGGGCAACGGCAAGGTGCGCGACGTGCTGCCGCCGATCGTGGAGAAGGTCACCGCCTCCGGGCACCAGGTGATCTGGCAGTGCGACCCCATGCACGGCAACACCCACGAGGCCAGCACGGGCTACAAGACCCGGCACTTCGACCGGATCGTGGACGAGGTGCAGGGTTTCTTCGAGGTGCACCGCCGGCTGGGCACCCACCCGGGCGGCATCCACATCGAGCTGACCGGCGAGGACGTCACGGAGTGCCTCGGCGGGGCCCAGGAGATCTCCGACGCCGACCTCTCGGGGCGCTACGAGACCGCCTGCGACCCGCGCCTGAACACCCAGCAGTCGCTGGAGCTGGCGTTCCTGGTCGCGGAGATGCTGCGCAACTGAACGGCTCGGAAGTTCACGCCCGAAGGGCCCGGAACCCACGCGGTTCCGGGCCCTTCGGCGTTTGGTGCGGTCATCACTTCTGCGCGGCCTGCGTTTCACGAAGCTCTGTCGTTGGTGCTGGGGTCGTGGGCGGTGCGACGGTCATGGCGGTGCGGGGGAGGGCACCGAAGACGCCGCTCAATCCCAGCGGGTCGAAGCGGACCAGGGACAGCGAGCCGAGCACGGCGGCACCGATGCCGACCGCGACGAACGGCCAGTTGTACATCGCCTGCTCACCGTCGGGGTAGTAGGCCAGCACCAGCGCGATCGAGGCGCCCACCACGTAGGACAGCGCACGCGGTGTCCAGGCGAAGGCGCAGCCCAGCGCCAGGCCCCACGTCAGGTACCACGGCAGGACGACCGGCGACAGCAGCGCGCCGCAGCACAGCACGATCGCGGCCCGGCGCACCGCTTCGGTCCCGCCGACCCGCGCCAGCCACCAGTTCCAGGCGAGGATCAGCACCAGCAGCAGCGAGCCGAACGTGCGCGTAGCACCCACGAACGGCCAGATGTTGGTCTCGCCGAACAGCGAAACCAGGCTGTGCAGCGCCTGCCCGACCGCCGTCGGCGCGGACAGGTAGTTGACGATCATGCCCGGTGCGGACAGGGCGGAAAGCCAGCCGAAACCGACCTTGGCCAATGCCGTGCACGAGCCGAAGACCACCACGAACACGCCCACCGCCGGGAACACTGCGCGGAGGAACCGCTGCCACGACGGCCCCTCCAGCCGGGATGCCCACATCCACACCAGGAATGGCAGCGCGAGCCCGGCGGTCGCCTTGATGGCCATCGCCGCGGACACCAGCGCGATCCCGCCGACGCGCTTGTCGTTGAGCATCAGCAAGGTGCCCACCGACAGCAGCCCGATCATGAGCATGTCGTTGTGCGGGCCGCCGACCAGGTGCACCACGGTCATCGGACTGGCCGCGACCAGCCACAGCGCGATCGGCAGTCGGCCGCCGAGGTGCCGGACCAGGCCCGGCAGGGCGCAGATCAGCATCACCAGGCCGCCCAGCAGCACCAGCCGCATCACGATGACGCTGGCGATGATGTCTTGGCCGGCCAGCAGGATCACGCCCTTGGCCACACCCATGAACAGCGGTCCGTACGGGGCGGGCGTGGTCTGCCAGGTCGGGTGCACGTTCTCCGGGATCGGGCCGGTGAGCGCGGACGGGCCGACACCGTAGGGGTCGAGTCCGTTCAGCGCCAGCAAGCCCTGGCCAAGGTAGCTGTAGACATCGCGGGTGAACAGCGGTGGTGCGATGAGAATGGGGCCGAGCCAGGCGGCGGTCGCCCACAGCACGCCGCGGGAGTTCACCAGGTGCGCGATCACGCCGCGCCCGAGTCGCACCCAGGCCCACACCAGTAGCGCGAAGCCGATGTAGACGACGGTCACTGCCACGTCGTGGCCGTGCCCGTAGCGCAGCACCGAGAGCGGTCCAGAGCCGAGGATGGGGTCGTGGATGAGCGTCCCGCCGGCGCCGAAGGAGCCGAACAGCAGCAGTACGGACCCGATCGCCCCCAACGCGATGGTGCGCAAAGGAAGCGGACGACGCGGCCGACGTCCGCCGAGACTGGGCAGGCCCGCTGTCGTGTTGTCGGTCCGTTCGGACCAGTCGGGGGCCGACTCGATCGAAAGGCTCGGGGGCATTGTGCTGCCAATAGTTCCACAACGAGCCGCCCGCGCCGCTGTGACCAGGCGAGATCCGTCGTGTCGTGGTCAACGGTCCCGCTTTTCGGTGACCGCGGGCGGACGTGTAGCCGCTGGTAGACCCCGGCAACCAGAAAACGTTACAGCGCCGAGAAGAGATCAGAATCACATTGCGGGTGGGGTGGGTCCGGTGGGGCGTGACCACGCGACCGGGCCCGAGCCCGGCTGCGCAGTCATGAGGCTGCTCAGAACGCGGTCACGTGGATGGTCGATCCGGGCTCGACCTTGCTGCCGGGCAGTGGTAGCTGACCCCAGATCATCATGTTCGGGCGCTGGAAAAACGACTGGACGCTCAATTGCAGGCCGAGCGCGGCGACCTGCTGCTGCGCGTCCGCCACCCGGAGGCCGTTGAGGCTTGGCACCTCGACCGCGTTAGACAGCACCACGCCGATCCGCGGCCGACCGACCAGCCGGACCTCGCTGCCGATGGCCGGATCGGTACTGATGACGTGGTCGCCAGCGATGCTGGAGTCGAACTGGCGGCCCGCCTCGTAGGGCTCGAACCCGGCATTGCTCAGCGTGGCGAACGCGTCGTCGCGGCTCATTCCGCGTACGTCGGGCACCTGTACCGGGGGCGGACCCTTGCTGACGACCAGGGTGACCTCGGCGCTGATGTTCAGTGGGGTGCCGGGGGCGGGGTTCACGCCGATGACCCGGCCTTCGGGCACCGTGCTGTGGTACTGGTCGCCGGACTCGTCGCGCTTGGGTTGCAGCTTGGCGTTGCGGATCGCGCTTTCGGCCTCGGCCACGGTGGTGCCCTGGGCGATCTCCGGGACCTTGGGCTTGCCCAGCGAGACCACGAGATCGACGGTGCCGCCGCTGCGCACCCGGGATCCTTCGCCCGGCGTGGAGCTGATCACCACGCCTTCCGGGATCGTGTTGTCGTTCTCCCTGGTGACGTTGCCGCTCAGGCCGGCGCCTTCGAGCGCCTGCTGGGCGGCCGCTTCCGGCTCGCCGACGACGCGCGGCACCTGAACGTAACTGCCGATGCCCAGCCAGTACGCAGTGCCGCCCACCAGCGCGGCCAGCACCAGAACCACGGCGGTCCACAGCGCCACGGTTCGCCTGCCGTGCCGGCGATCGCGATCGCGCCGCGGCTCGGCCGCGACGGCGGAAAAGTCCTGGGTGTGCTCGTCATCGGTGGCGGGCCGCGCCATCGCACGAGTGCGCTGCGGGGCGACGGGCGTATCGCCGACGGCCGGGATCTGCTCGGTCGGCGGGTCCTCGGCCGCGGTCGCCATTTGCGTGGTGCGCTCCTCGGACGCCGGGACCGATAGCGCCACCGGGGCGATGCCAAGCGCGGTGCGCACCCGCTGCAGTTCGTCGAGGAAAACCTCGGCGTTCTCGGGACGCTGTGCCGGATCGCGACGCGTGGCGCGGACCACGAGGTCGTCAAGGGCTTGAGGGAGGTCCGGGACCAGCCCGCTCGGCGGCGGCACATCGTCGTTGACGTGCCGGTACGCGACCGACAGCGCGGTGTCGCCGACGTAGGGCGGGCGGCCGGTCAGCATCTCGTAGAGCACGATCCCGGCCGCGTAGACATCGGAGCGGGCGTCGGCGGCACCGGTGGTCACCTGCTCCGGCGAGAGGTACGCGACGGTGCCCAGAATGATGCTGCCGCTGGTCGTGCCGGCTTCGGCGGCCGCCCGGACCAGCCCGAAGTCGGCGACCTTCACCGAACCGTCCGTGCCGATCAGCACGTTCTCCGGCTTGACGTCGCGGTGCACCATGCCGGCCTGGTGCGCGGCGGAAAGCGCCGAGAGCATCGGCGCCAGGACGCTCAGCGTCATCGCCAGCGGGAGGCGTCCCCCGCGGGCCATGATCAGGTCACGCAGCGTGCATCCCTCGACGAGCTGCATCACCAGGAACACGTGGTCGCCGTCGGGGCCGCGGTCCACACCCTGGTCGTAGACGGCCACCACGTCGGGGTGGTGCAGCCGGGCCGCCGCGCGCGCCTCGCGTTCGAAGCGGTCCACGAACGACCTGTCGCCCGAGTACTGCGCGTCCATCACCTTGATCGCCACCGGTCGGTCCAGCCGGGTGTCCAGACCTCGGTACACCGCGGACATGCCGCCGCGCGCGATCAGCGAATCGACTCGGTACCGGCGTTCGAGCATGCCTCCGACGAGGCTCGCGCCGCGTCCGGAGCGTGTCTCAGGAGTCATTTTCCGCCAACCGCCGGGTAACCTTTCCAACCCGATTGTGGCAGGCCGTGCGGTTGGCGCCGGGAACACCTCCGTGCTCGGCCTCGGCAACGATCACGATCATGATCGTAGGCCGAAGATTTCCCGAGCCAAGCACGGCATCGCGGTCGGTCATATGGCAAGGTGTGCAGCGTGAGTGCGATCCCTGCTGCCCCGGATGTGCTCGCTCCCGATGTGGAGGTTGTTCCGCTGCCCGACGTCGCCGAGCGACTCGGTCAGCCAATCACCCGGGTGCACCAACTGATCCGTGATGGCCATCTGCTCGCTCTGCGTAGGGGCGGCGTGCTGGGCGTGCCCAGTGCGTTCCTCACCGACACCGCCGTGGTGAAGGGGCTGGCGGGCACGATCACCCTGCTCCGGGATGCCGGCTACCACGAGGACGAGATCCTGCGGTGGCTGTTCACACCGGACGACTCGCTGCCCGGTACACCGATCGACGCCCTGCGCGGAGACCGCGGCCGTGAGGTGAAGCGAAGGGCCCAAGCGATGGGTTTCTGAGGCCCCCGGGCTGACCTGCGCGGCTGGAGCCCGCTGCCGCTCACCCGGACTCCCGTCCGGTGTTCGGCGTTGGTGCCCCAGCCGTGGACCGCTTCGGCCGTATGAGTTGGTAGGACTCGATCAACCGCTGGTAGTTGCTCCGTACGAGGCGTGCGGGTCAGCCGGTGATGCGCTGTGCGGCGAGCTTGCCGGACAACAGAACCGGGGGAACGCCGACGCCGGGTGTTGTGCCGGATCCGGCGAGTACCGCGTTGGCCAGGCCGCGCACCAGGTTCCGCGGTCGGAAGGGGCCGGTTTGGGCGAAGGTGTGCGCGGCCGAGAACGGCGTGCCGGCCGCATGCCCCTGAGCCGCCCAGTCCACCGGGGTGACCATCTGCTGCGCCTCGATCGCGGCTCCGAAGCCGGTGAAGCCGCGCCGCTCCAGCGTCCCCAGCAACTCGTCGCGGTAGGCCGAACCGATCCGGCCCCAGTCGATCGGCCCGGTGCGCAGGTTCGGGCACGGCGCGAGCACGTAATGCAGCTCGCGATCGGCCGGCGCCAGCGTCGGATCGGTCGCCGTCGGCCGGGTGATCAGCAGCGACGGGTCGCTCATCAGCCTGCCGTCACGAATGATCTCGGCGAACGTGCCATGCCAGGCCGTGCCGAAGGAGATCGTGTGGTGCGCGTTGAACCAGCCGCGAGTGGTCCCGGCGTGCAGCACCACCGCCGATGGTGACCAGCGCAGACGTCGTCGCGGACGGTGCCCGAGAAGATCGTGCGCGACCGGCAGGTCGGGCGTGAGCACGAACGCGTCCGCGGCGATGCGGGAGCCATCGGACGTGCGCAGGGCGACGATCCGGTCGCCCCGCCGCTCCAGTTCGGTCACCTCGGCGTTGTAGTGGAATGTGACGCCCGCGCCTGCGGCGGCGTCGGCAAGCGCGGTCGGGACCGCATGCATGCCGCCGCGCGGGAACCAGACGCCGTTGACGGTGTCCATGTAGGAGATGACCGCGTATACGGCGAGCGCGCGACGCGGGTCCAGACCCGCGTACAGCGCTTGGAAGGAGAAGACCCGGCGCAACCGCTCGTCGGCCAGGAACCGGCCGATCGCCGGGCCGAGACGGCCGAATCCGCCCAGCACCGCCAGCCGCGCCAACTCCGGGGACAGCAGGCCCAGCGGCGAGTCGAAGTTCGCGTCGATGAAGCGGTGCATCTCGGCCCGGTACACCTCGGCCAGCCAGCGCCGCAGCCGCCGGTATCCGGCCGCTTCCTCCGGCCCGGCGAACCGCCGCACCTCCTGTTCCATCGCGGCGGCGTCGGTGTGCACGTCGAGTACCGAGCCGTCGGCGAATCGCGCCTGGTAGGCCGGGTGCAGCGGGATGAGGTCCAGGCGCTCGGCCAGCGATTCGCCGACCGCGCTCAGCGCTTCGTCGACCAGCTCGGGCATGGTCAGCACGGTCGGACCGGTGTCGATCCGGTATCCGCCGAACACGTGCAACCCGGCCCGCCCGCCGGGCACTCCCGCGCGCTCGACCACCGTCACCCGTCGCCCGGTGCCCGCCAGGTGCAGGGCTGCGGCCAGCCCGGCCAGGCCCGCGCCGACGATCACGACGTGGTCGGTGCGACCGGTGACCGTGCGCATCAGTGACTGCGGTCGGTGACGGCGATCGCCAGCTCGGCCAGCCGCGACGAGGCCGGTTCGGCCAGCCGCGCTTCGTGCAGCGCACGCATCGCCGAATCGGTCAGTTCGGTGATCCGCTTCTCCACGGCCTCCACCGCACCCAGCCGAGTGAGCACCTGCCGGGCCGCCTCGACGCGGCCCTCGTCCAGATCGGGAGCGCCGAGCACGTTGCGCAGCAGGTCCAGCGCGGCCTGGTCGGCCTGCTCACGGGCCGCCGCAAATGCCTCGGCGACCAGCACCGTCCGCTTGCCTTCGCGCAGGTCGTCCCCGGCGGGCTTGCCCGTCACCCCGGGGTCGCCGAAGACGCCGAGCAGGTCGTCGCGGAGCTGGAAGGCGACGCCGATCTCGGAGCCGAACCGGCGCAGCGCGTGCAGCGCGTCCGGATCGGCCCCAGCGGCCTCCGCGCCGAGCTCCAGCGGTCGCTGCACGGTGTAGGAGGCGGACTTGAGCTCGCAGACCCGCAGTGCGGCCTGCGGGGTCTCGTCGCCCCGGTACTGGCAGAGCACGTCGAGGTACTGGCCGGTGAGCACCTCGGTGCGCATCGCGCGCCACGGGCGCAGCGCGCGGGCCATCGACTCCGGCGCCATCCCCGCGCTGTGCAGCATGTCGTCGGCCCAGGCCAGCGCGAGGTCGCCGAGCAGCACCGCCGCGGCCAGCCCGAACTGGGTACTGTCGCCGGCGAATCCGGACTCCCGGTGGATCCGCTCGAACTTGCGGTGCACGGTCGGGTTGCCTCGTCTGGTGTCCGACTCGTCGATCAGGTCGTCGTGCACCAGCGCGCAGGCCTGCAACAACTCGAGTGCGCTCGCCGCCTGCAGCATCGCCTTTGCCGCCGGCCCCTCGGCAGCCCCGCCGACAGCTCGCCAACCCCACCAGGCGAAGGTGGGCCGGATCCGTTTGCCGCCGCCGAGGACGAACCCGGCCAACTCCGCCACGGCGGACGCGATCGCCGGGTCGAGGTCGGCCGCGTCGGTGCGGCGGATCTGTAGGTACTCGGTCAGCGTCTGCTGGACCTGACCGGGGAGGTCGAGCTCCATTACGGCATTCTCGCCGCTGGCTGGCGTGATGGCCGGATCTGCTGCGGGCATGCCTCCATCCTCCGTGATGACGGCAAATGCCAACGGCCGGGGCCATCCGGAGCGCTCCCAGTAACTGGGATGACTCCGGAGCGTAGCCGATTGCTTTTATGCTGGTCCTCATGACGGCGGTGGTGGATCGGTTGAACACCGAGAAGACGTCTTTCTCGGTGGAGTTCTTCCCACCCCGCGGTAACGACGAGGAGCGCATCCTCTGGCGGGCGGTGCGGGAGCTGGAACCGCTGGATCCCGCGTTCGTGTCGGTGACCTACGGGGCGGGCGGATCTAGCCGGGACCGCACCATCCGCACCACCGGGCGCATCGCGCAGGAGACCACCCTGACCCCGATGGCGCACCTGACGGCCGTGGATCACTCGGTCGCCGAACTGCGCAACGTGATCGGCTGGTATGCGGCGTCCGGGGTGCACAACGTGCTGGCTGTGCGCGGCGATCCACCAGGCGACCCGAACGGCGAATGGCTCCGACATCCCGAGGGGCTGACCTACGCCGAGGAGCTCGTCCGGCTGGTCCGGGAGCTCGGCGATTTCTGCGTTGGCGTCGCGGCATTCCCGCACGGGCATCCGCGCTCTGCGGACCTGGACATCGACGTGGACTACCTGGTGCGCAAGATCCACGCGGGTGCCGGGTTCGCCATCGCCCAGCTTTTCTTGGAGCCGGAGTACTTCCTGCGGCTGCGCGACCGGATGGCCGCCCGCGGCTGCGGCGTGCCGCTGTTGCCGGGCGTCATGCCGATCATCACGCCGCGGGTGCTGGGCAAGTTCAGCGAGCTCGCCGGGGTACCGGTGCCAAGCGAAGTGTCGGAGCAACTGCTGCCGCTGACCGACGATCCGGCGGGGTTCCGCTCGGCCGGCGTGGACCTCGTGACCCGGCTGTGCGAACGGCTGATCGCCGAGGGCGTACCGGCGCTGCACTTCTACACCCTCAACCGATCGAAGGCGACCCGCCAGGTGGTGGCCGACCTGGGCCTATGACCCGCGCGGCGGTTCCCACCAGGGTGATCATGCGGTTACACGTGCACGTCGGGGCGGTTGCGGACGTGCGTGCGGACCGCGAGCAAGCCCACCACGACGGCGGAAACGAGGGTGAGCACGCCGACCAGCAGCGCCCAGCCGACCCAGTCCATGCCGACGACGTTGGAGAACTGGTAGGTGGCCGACAGCTC is a window of Saccharopolyspora phatthalungensis DNA encoding:
- the crtI gene encoding phytoene desaturase family protein — protein: MRTVTGRTDHVVIVGAGLAGLAAALHLAGTGRRVTVVERAGVPGGRAGLHVFGGYRIDTGPTVLTMPELVDEALSAVGESLAERLDLIPLHPAYQARFADGSVLDVHTDAAAMEQEVRRFAGPEEAAGYRRLRRWLAEVYRAEMHRFIDANFDSPLGLLSPELARLAVLGGFGRLGPAIGRFLADERLRRVFSFQALYAGLDPRRALAVYAVISYMDTVNGVWFPRGGMHAVPTALADAAAGAGVTFHYNAEVTELERRGDRIVALRTSDGSRIAADAFVLTPDLPVAHDLLGHRPRRRLRWSPSAVVLHAGTTRGWFNAHHTISFGTAWHGTFAEIIRDGRLMSDPSLLITRPTATDPTLAPADRELHYVLAPCPNLRTGPIDWGRIGSAYRDELLGTLERRGFTGFGAAIEAQQMVTPVDWAAQGHAAGTPFSAAHTFAQTGPFRPRNLVRGLANAVLAGSGTTPGVGVPPVLLSGKLAAQRITG
- a CDS encoding polyprenyl synthetase family protein, translated to MPAADPAITPASGENAVMELDLPGQVQQTLTEYLQIRRTDAADLDPAIASAVAELAGFVLGGGKRIRPTFAWWGWRAVGGAAEGPAAKAMLQAASALELLQACALVHDDLIDESDTRRGNPTVHRKFERIHRESGFAGDSTQFGLAAAVLLGDLALAWADDMLHSAGMAPESMARALRPWRAMRTEVLTGQYLDVLCQYRGDETPQAALRVCELKSASYTVQRPLELGAEAAGADPDALHALRRFGSEIGVAFQLRDDLLGVFGDPGVTGKPAGDDLREGKRTVLVAEAFAAAREQADQAALDLLRNVLGAPDLDEGRVEAARQVLTRLGAVEAVEKRITELTDSAMRALHEARLAEPASSRLAELAIAVTDRSH
- a CDS encoding methylenetetrahydrofolate reductase; its protein translation is MTAVVDRLNTEKTSFSVEFFPPRGNDEERILWRAVRELEPLDPAFVSVTYGAGGSSRDRTIRTTGRIAQETTLTPMAHLTAVDHSVAELRNVIGWYAASGVHNVLAVRGDPPGDPNGEWLRHPEGLTYAEELVRLVRELGDFCVGVAAFPHGHPRSADLDIDVDYLVRKIHAGAGFAIAQLFLEPEYFLRLRDRMAARGCGVPLLPGVMPIITPRVLGKFSELAGVPVPSEVSEQLLPLTDDPAGFRSAGVDLVTRLCERLIAEGVPALHFYTLNRSKATRQVVADLGL
- a CDS encoding Rv2175c family DNA-binding protein gives rise to the protein MSAIPAAPDVLAPDVEVVPLPDVAERLGQPITRVHQLIRDGHLLALRRGGVLGVPSAFLTDTAVVKGLAGTITLLRDAGYHEDEILRWLFTPDDSLPGTPIDALRGDRGREVKRRAQAMGF
- the pknB gene encoding Stk1 family PASTA domain-containing Ser/Thr kinase, translating into MTPETRSGRGASLVGGMLERRYRVDSLIARGGMSAVYRGLDTRLDRPVAIKVMDAQYSGDRSFVDRFEREARAAARLHHPDVVAVYDQGVDRGPDGDHVFLVMQLVEGCTLRDLIMARGGRLPLAMTLSVLAPMLSALSAAHQAGMVHRDVKPENVLIGTDGSVKVADFGLVRAAAEAGTTSGSIILGTVAYLSPEQVTTGAADARSDVYAAGIVLYEMLTGRPPYVGDTALSVAYRHVNDDVPPPSGLVPDLPQALDDLVVRATRRDPAQRPENAEVFLDELQRVRTALGIAPVALSVPASEERTTQMATAAEDPPTEQIPAVGDTPVAPQRTRAMARPATDDEHTQDFSAVAAEPRRDRDRRHGRRTVALWTAVVLVLAALVGGTAYWLGIGSYVQVPRVVGEPEAAAQQALEGAGLSGNVTRENDNTIPEGVVISSTPGEGSRVRSGGTVDLVVSLGKPKVPEIAQGTTVAEAESAIRNAKLQPKRDESGDQYHSTVPEGRVIGVNPAPGTPLNISAEVTLVVSKGPPPVQVPDVRGMSRDDAFATLSNAGFEPYEAGRQFDSSIAGDHVISTDPAIGSEVRLVGRPRIGVVLSNAVEVPSLNGLRVADAQQQVAALGLQLSVQSFFQRPNMMIWGQLPLPGSKVEPGSTIHVTAF